CAGCGTTCCTGCTGGAGAGAACCACTGATAAAGACGGCCTTTCCTTTCTTGAGGTACTCAGACAACTTGCTGTTCTTGCTCACGAACATAAAGCAGTCAAAGAAGTCAGCGTTCTCTTTATCTCTATCAACGGCGATAGAGAACTTAACGATATTAGCTTTCTCGCTAACTTCCTTGACCTCGCAGTCCTTTACAAGCCTTCCTACGCCTGCA
The sequence above is a segment of the Thermovibrio ammonificans HB-1 genome. Coding sequences within it:
- a CDS encoding single-stranded DNA-binding protein, producing the protein MAMVVAGVGRLVKDCEVKEVSEKANIVKFSIAVDRDKENADFFDCFMFVSKNSKLSEYLKKGKAVFISGSLQQERWESKDGQKRSRVVIKVDNLQLLGGNGKSGSKNEAPTVEEVEEDFEF